From a single Methylacidiphilum kamchatkense Kam1 genomic region:
- the kdpC gene encoding K(+)-transporting ATPase subunit C, with protein MKLFHSLVLSVKLTLLLLLILSGIYPFTVYILGKLFFPYQSEGSLIIDSKGHVRGSLLIGQNFDSPRYFHSRPSVSNYDGLNSGGSNLAPSSSDFIETIKKRADHYRKENGIASSSLIPADAVCSSGSGLDPHISLKNALLQAPRVAKVRKVDIKAIENLILKNTQNPLANVFGEKNVNVLKLNLELDKEYPLP; from the coding sequence TTGCTACTTATTCTTTCTGGCATTTACCCCTTTACGGTATATATTTTGGGAAAACTCTTTTTTCCTTATCAGTCAGAAGGCAGCCTAATCATTGATTCGAAAGGTCATGTGCGTGGCTCTTTGCTCATAGGACAGAATTTTGATTCTCCAAGATATTTTCATTCGAGACCTTCTGTTTCCAACTACGATGGACTCAACTCTGGAGGCAGTAACCTTGCTCCTTCTTCATCGGACTTTATTGAAACGATAAAAAAAAGAGCCGATCACTATAGAAAAGAAAATGGTATTGCCTCCTCAAGCCTTATCCCTGCTGATGCAGTCTGCTCCTCTGGAAGTGGGCTCGATCCGCACATCAGCCTCAAAAATGCTCTTCTGCAAGCTCCAAGAGTAGCTAAAGTAAGAAAAGTGGATATAAAAGCTATAGAGAATCTTATTTTGAAAAATACTCAAAATCCTCTTGCTAATGTTTTTGGTGAAAAAAATGTCAATGTCCTGAAATTAAACCTTGAGCTCGACAAGGAATATCCGCTGCCATAA
- a CDS encoding pyridoxamine 5'-phosphate oxidase family protein: protein MGKSYKEITAELKDFIVNQKIFFVATATATSRINISPKGLDTLRIISPKKILWLNLTGSGNETTAHLTTDGRITLMFCSFEGKPLILRLYGKGTVIHPWEAQWEEFLILFPSFPGSRQIIQVDIDLVTTSCGFGVPLFQFKGNRDSLIQWARKKGDNGIRTYWKEKNAKSIDGIPTPFSDNSFLVHKGNEATSQES, encoded by the coding sequence ATGGGTAAAAGTTACAAAGAAATCACTGCCGAATTAAAAGATTTTATTGTAAACCAAAAAATTTTCTTTGTAGCTACAGCCACTGCTACCAGCCGAATTAACATTTCTCCCAAAGGATTAGATACGCTTCGAATTATTAGTCCTAAAAAGATTCTTTGGCTCAACCTGACTGGGAGTGGTAACGAAACCACTGCTCATCTTACCACCGATGGAAGAATAACCCTTATGTTTTGTTCTTTTGAAGGTAAGCCTCTCATTTTGAGGCTTTACGGCAAAGGAACAGTAATTCATCCGTGGGAAGCTCAGTGGGAAGAATTTCTTATTCTTTTTCCCTCCTTTCCAGGCTCCAGACAAATCATTCAAGTCGATATTGATCTTGTGACCACTTCCTGTGGATTTGGTGTTCCTCTTTTTCAATTTAAAGGAAATAGGGATAGCCTTATCCAATGGGCAAGGAAAAAGGGAGACAATGGAATCCGTACGTACTGGAAAGAAAAAAATGCTAAAAGTATCGATGGAATTCCAACTCCATTTTCTGACAATTCTTTTTTAGTCCATAAAGGGAATGAGGCTACCAGCCAGGAAAGCTAG